A genomic region of uncultured Paludibaculum sp. contains the following coding sequences:
- a CDS encoding choice-of-anchor tandem repeat NxxGxxAF-containing protein, which produces MKRAIGYPMLLLPALVVPSFAQMFSTGAATSKVRHTIVAASGGTAPVGGNYSLLSFLNATLNARHGVAFDAFVTGPPPTPGVFVREGNRTSAIALGVNPDPTAPSFGFVSSPVITRNGDVVFDVNFSDVFRSDGKKIVPLLRLGDPAPDGGTVTSRGQERVVNDHGAIAFVATVSGAAATQAVLRIDGTHATTIARNDIAPPTGGRFTSLLGLDMNDLGQVAFKSEMTGGSADQGIFRGEGGHLTPVFVANQITSGGEMFEDFSAPTINAHGQVAAICLLKNSASRVGLFLGDGTETVAIALDGRPAPKGGNYRIFTGTARLNDRGEVAFQARLSDAFSGMFRGNRKRTTTLALAGTKAPGTTGTFESFGDVFELGIDGRVAFTAKLATGMGGVDSSNNTGIWMGTSDEDLQLLVRTGAVIGGNVLTDLRFAGASAGGHPLAVDEDSVLWRGSFGPVNALVVSRILGDHEAAHNEN; this is translated from the coding sequence ATGAAGAGAGCTATTGGGTACCCAATGCTATTATTGCCGGCACTGGTAGTGCCATCTTTCGCGCAGATGTTCTCAACTGGCGCCGCAACGAGTAAGGTGCGCCATACGATCGTCGCAGCGTCGGGCGGCACGGCTCCGGTCGGAGGAAACTACAGCCTGCTGTCTTTTCTTAACGCCACTCTAAATGCACGCCATGGGGTTGCCTTCGATGCGTTCGTTACCGGACCACCGCCCACGCCGGGCGTGTTTGTGCGAGAGGGAAACAGAACGTCCGCGATTGCGCTCGGAGTCAATCCGGATCCGACGGCCCCGAGTTTCGGGTTTGTGTCTAGTCCGGTCATCACGCGCAATGGCGATGTGGTGTTCGATGTCAACTTCAGCGACGTCTTCAGGAGTGACGGGAAGAAGATCGTTCCACTCCTGCGGCTTGGGGATCCCGCACCGGACGGCGGCACGGTCACCTCGCGGGGACAGGAGCGTGTTGTGAATGACCATGGCGCCATCGCCTTTGTGGCAACCGTGAGCGGCGCGGCAGCTACCCAAGCGGTCTTGCGCATTGACGGCACTCATGCCACCACGATCGCCCGCAATGACATTGCTCCCCCGACGGGCGGCAGATTCACGTCCCTGCTCGGCCTTGACATGAATGATCTCGGACAGGTGGCGTTCAAATCCGAAATGACTGGCGGATCGGCGGACCAGGGAATTTTCCGCGGCGAAGGCGGTCACCTTACGCCTGTCTTCGTCGCCAATCAGATCACGTCTGGAGGTGAAATGTTCGAGGACTTTAGCGCTCCGACGATCAATGCCCACGGTCAGGTCGCGGCGATCTGCCTGCTGAAGAACAGCGCAAGCAGGGTAGGCCTGTTCCTAGGCGACGGAACGGAAACGGTCGCGATTGCACTCGATGGACGACCGGCTCCGAAGGGCGGCAACTATAGAATCTTCACAGGGACGGCCAGGCTCAATGACCGCGGCGAGGTCGCGTTCCAAGCGCGATTATCAGACGCCTTCTCCGGAATGTTTCGTGGTAACCGCAAGCGCACGACAACCCTCGCACTGGCTGGGACGAAGGCGCCAGGGACGACAGGAACGTTCGAGTCGTTCGGCGACGTTTTCGAACTCGGAATCGACGGTCGAGTCGCCTTCACCGCGAAGTTGGCCACTGGGATGGGGGGCGTAGACTCCTCCAACAACACTGGAATCTGGATGGGCACCTCGGATGAGGATCTGCAACTGCTGGTGCGAACCGGCGCGGTCATCGGCGGAAACGTGCTGACGGACCTCCGGTTTGCCGGCGCCAGCGCTGGCGGGCATCCACTCGCAGTAGATGAGGATAGCGTTCTCTGGAGGGGTAGTTTTGGCCCTGTTAACGCTCTTGTCGTCTCACGCATACTTGGTGACCACGAAGCCGCTCACAACGAGAACTAG
- a CDS encoding ABC transporter permease, protein MLSPKHWPYRLRLRLRTLLHRDDVERDLQDEFAFHLEMEIEANRKAGLSEQEARLAAHRQLARAPQHQEACRDHIFGSFESWTRDLRYAARTLRRSAGFSLTVILTLALGIGGTTAVFCAMDRLLLRPLPYPEPGRLVAVHETQTGKGFRPVSLPNLLDWHAGTHSFQAMAGFMTRTFGLRGGHGDTGSPISVINTAMVTSDLFRALGVGPALGRAFTGTEETTGKQVVLLSDELWAGQFNRDPAILGRVVQLNEQPFEVIGILPPGFVFPTPGIEVGAYIPFDHHDYNGRDTRPMRVVARLKPGTTFAQAQTEIRAIGAHLAEAWPQENLRGGADIEPLDDSWKSSLRQPLFLLTAAALLLLAIVCTNVVNLILARALARGREMAIRAALGAGLSAVIRQMLAEALLLTAAGGGLGLFLSFTLLRGLPVVLRFSGAVQPINALVLDSSTLAFASALCLLITILCGCAPALFLRSLRLNTTIKDGSEAGARRGTLPFRLRQSLVISQVALSLVLLLSAGAFLRVFLNLTARHPGFESAQVNYFGFGLPEARYSERQMVDFHRKLRDRLTAIPGVESAGAVWHLPLNGRNNTTSFQFEGAGLPRTEWSWVAYNIIDPSYFSTLRIPLLHGRPFSWETDRTGRPPAVVVNRTFERLFARTGGVLGKRVELRFQTDLAPRGQLWEIVGVVGDTYQMGLDRSIRPQIYIPISQTGLDGGSYVLRTARTDAGLAESVAAAVAAVDPNLERINLRRLDDWVSKSLGDRRAPAILTGLFALVGLLLTVLGLYGTVALEIRHRRRELAIRLALGATQTGITRLVLSRGLILSATGAVLGLVAFLLVSRLLESQLYEVTPNDPTNVVAVFLILLASTVCACLRPARDAQKHQPLTILRES, encoded by the coding sequence ATGCTCAGCCCCAAACACTGGCCCTATCGGCTCCGCCTGCGTCTTCGGACCCTCCTCCATCGCGACGATGTGGAACGTGACCTCCAGGACGAGTTTGCCTTCCATCTCGAAATGGAAATCGAAGCCAACCGCAAGGCCGGCCTCTCCGAGCAGGAAGCCCGCCTCGCCGCCCACCGCCAACTCGCCCGAGCCCCCCAACACCAGGAAGCCTGCCGCGACCACATCTTCGGCTCCTTCGAATCCTGGACCCGCGACCTCCGCTACGCCGCACGCACACTCCGCCGGTCCGCCGGCTTCAGCCTCACCGTCATCCTCACGCTCGCCCTCGGCATCGGCGGCACCACGGCGGTTTTCTGTGCGATGGACCGTCTCCTCCTCCGCCCGTTGCCCTATCCCGAGCCCGGCCGTCTCGTCGCTGTCCACGAAACCCAAACCGGCAAGGGCTTCCGGCCCGTCTCCCTGCCCAACCTCCTCGACTGGCATGCCGGAACCCATTCCTTCCAGGCCATGGCCGGCTTCATGACCCGCACCTTCGGGCTGCGCGGAGGCCATGGCGACACAGGCTCGCCCATCTCCGTCATCAACACCGCCATGGTCACCTCGGATCTCTTCCGAGCCCTCGGCGTCGGACCCGCCCTCGGACGCGCGTTCACCGGCACCGAAGAGACCACGGGTAAGCAGGTCGTCCTTTTGAGCGACGAGCTGTGGGCCGGCCAGTTCAACCGCGACCCCGCCATCCTGGGCCGCGTCGTCCAGTTGAACGAACAGCCCTTTGAGGTCATCGGCATCTTGCCGCCCGGCTTCGTCTTTCCCACCCCGGGCATTGAGGTGGGCGCGTACATTCCGTTCGACCACCACGACTACAACGGCCGCGACACGCGCCCTATGCGGGTCGTCGCGCGCCTCAAACCCGGAACCACTTTCGCTCAGGCGCAAACCGAAATACGCGCCATCGGAGCCCATCTGGCAGAGGCCTGGCCCCAGGAGAACCTCCGAGGAGGCGCCGACATCGAACCCCTCGACGACTCCTGGAAAAGCAGCCTCCGCCAACCCCTTTTCCTCCTCACAGCCGCCGCACTCCTCCTGCTGGCGATCGTCTGCACCAATGTCGTCAACCTAATCCTTGCCCGAGCCCTCGCGCGCGGTCGCGAGATGGCCATCCGCGCCGCTCTCGGAGCCGGTCTTTCCGCCGTCATCCGCCAGATGCTCGCCGAGGCGCTTCTACTCACCGCCGCCGGCGGCGGGCTCGGTCTCTTCCTCTCGTTCACTCTCCTCCGGGGCCTCCCCGTCGTTCTACGCTTCAGTGGAGCCGTACAACCCATCAATGCCCTGGTCCTCGACTCCTCCACCCTCGCCTTCGCCTCGGCTCTCTGTCTTCTCATCACGATCCTCTGTGGATGCGCGCCCGCTCTCTTCCTTCGCTCCCTCCGCCTCAACACGACCATCAAGGACGGCAGTGAAGCCGGAGCCCGCCGTGGCACCCTCCCCTTCCGCCTCCGTCAGTCCCTCGTCATCAGTCAGGTCGCCCTCAGCCTCGTGCTCCTGCTCAGCGCCGGAGCCTTCCTCCGCGTCTTCCTTAACCTCACCGCTCGCCACCCCGGGTTCGAGAGCGCCCAGGTCAACTACTTCGGCTTCGGCCTGCCCGAGGCCCGGTACTCTGAACGTCAGATGGTCGACTTCCACCGGAAGCTCCGCGATCGTCTCACCGCCATCCCCGGAGTCGAATCCGCCGGCGCGGTCTGGCATCTGCCGCTCAATGGCCGTAACAACACGACCTCCTTCCAGTTCGAGGGCGCCGGCCTTCCGCGCACCGAGTGGTCCTGGGTGGCCTACAACATCATCGATCCCTCCTACTTCTCCACTCTCCGCATCCCCTTGCTCCATGGCCGTCCCTTCTCGTGGGAGACCGACCGCACCGGCCGTCCGCCCGCTGTAGTGGTGAATCGCACCTTCGAGCGCCTTTTCGCCAGAACTGGCGGCGTGCTGGGCAAGCGCGTGGAGCTTAGGTTCCAAACGGATCTGGCCCCGCGCGGCCAGCTCTGGGAAATCGTAGGTGTAGTGGGCGACACCTACCAGATGGGGCTCGACCGCTCGATTCGCCCGCAGATCTACATTCCCATCAGCCAGACCGGGCTCGATGGGGGATCCTATGTTCTGCGCACGGCCCGCACCGACGCGGGACTGGCGGAATCCGTAGCCGCCGCGGTCGCCGCCGTCGATCCCAATCTGGAGCGCATCAACCTCCGCCGCTTGGATGATTGGGTGAGCAAGAGCCTGGGCGACCGCCGTGCCCCAGCGATCCTCACCGGCCTCTTCGCCCTGGTCGGCCTGTTGCTCACGGTCTTAGGCCTCTACGGCACGGTAGCCCTGGAGATCCGCCACCGCCGTCGTGAGCTGGCGATCCGCCTGGCCCTGGGAGCCACGCAAACCGGAATCACCCGCCTGGTCCTATCCAGAGGACTCATCCTGTCCGCCACGGGAGCGGTCTTGGGTCTGGTAGCCTTTCTCCTGGTAAGCCGGCTCTTGGAGAGCCAGCTCTACGAGGTGACCCCCAATGACCCGACCAATGTGGTGGCAGTCTTCCTGATCCTCCTGGCAAGCACCGTTTGCGCCTGCCTCCGGCCTGCAAGAGACGCCCAAAAGCACCAGCCGCTGACGATCCTGCGGGAGTCGTAG
- a CDS encoding PadR family transcriptional regulator translates to MSKPNDLVQGTLDLLLLKILALGPMHGWAVGQRLKQISSDVLSVSDGSLYPALHKLEQEGWITAEWKTSELGRRAKYYSLTPLGRGHLEKEAANWERLSASITHVVRLKEAEA, encoded by the coding sequence ATGAGCAAACCCAACGACCTCGTCCAAGGCACCCTCGACCTCCTCCTCCTCAAAATCCTCGCCTTGGGCCCCATGCACGGTTGGGCCGTCGGTCAACGCCTCAAGCAAATCTCCTCCGACGTCCTCAGCGTCAGCGACGGCTCCCTCTATCCCGCCCTCCACAAACTGGAACAGGAAGGCTGGATCACCGCCGAGTGGAAGACCAGCGAACTCGGCCGCCGCGCCAAGTACTACTCGCTCACCCCACTCGGCCGCGGCCACCTTGAGAAGGAAGCCGCCAACTGGGAACGCCTCTCCGCCTCCATCACCCACGTCGTCCGCCTCAAGGAGGCCGAGGCCTGA
- a CDS encoding type II toxin-antitoxin system RelE/ParE family toxin has protein sequence MDFRFANRDLERLYTHNEGASRYPAEVVLLFRRRVRQIEGAQDIRDLRTPRSLHYEKLGGKLAGLSSLRLNDQWRLILCEEETKAGKRMVIREISKHYGD, from the coding sequence TTGGACTTCCGTTTCGCGAATCGAGATCTGGAGCGGCTGTATACTCACAACGAAGGAGCCTCCAGGTATCCGGCGGAGGTCGTCCTGCTCTTCCGACGACGCGTGCGCCAAATTGAGGGCGCCCAGGATATCAGAGACTTGCGCACACCACGGAGCCTCCACTATGAGAAGCTCGGCGGCAAACTGGCGGGCTTGAGTTCTTTGCGCCTCAATGATCAATGGCGACTGATCCTCTGCGAGGAGGAGACCAAAGCGGGCAAGCGCATGGTGATCCGAGAGATCTCGAAGCACTACGGAGACTGA
- a CDS encoding HigA family addiction module antitoxin, whose product MGTPLRPFTPVSPGEILAEEIEARGWSQSDLAAVLGRPAQAINEIVVGKKAITPETAIALSQAMGTSAEYWLNLEASYRLDLLHARGGPPSGDVERRARLFSKVPLKELIRIGWIQADLSDLDQTEAAVCRFLEISSIEEEAKLPFAARKAEARAPHTPAQMAWVCQVRQVARAMKVQQYTRDGLAAAALNLGRLSTSEGETRRVASVLADLGVRFVVVPPLAGTKIDGATVWLDDESPVVAVSFRYDRLDWFWFTLMHELAHVASGDGRRQPLIDLSLVGADGGSEEVPPIEARANRTAAHWLVPEDAMKTFLRQTRPYFGRDAILRFAARLGVHPAIVVGQLQKRGEVPYTHHRSLLVKVRSAFGGV is encoded by the coding sequence ATGGGCACTCCACTACGACCATTCACCCCGGTGTCGCCGGGCGAAATACTGGCAGAAGAGATTGAGGCGCGAGGCTGGTCGCAGAGTGATCTGGCAGCGGTGTTGGGGCGCCCCGCCCAGGCTATCAACGAGATTGTTGTCGGCAAGAAGGCGATCACTCCCGAAACGGCGATCGCGCTTTCCCAAGCGATGGGGACCAGTGCGGAGTATTGGCTCAATCTGGAGGCCAGCTACCGGTTGGATCTACTGCACGCACGCGGTGGGCCCCCATCTGGAGACGTTGAGCGGCGGGCCCGGCTCTTTTCGAAGGTCCCGCTGAAGGAATTGATCCGGATAGGGTGGATCCAGGCGGACTTATCTGACCTGGACCAGACCGAAGCGGCGGTATGCCGATTTCTGGAGATCAGTTCCATCGAAGAGGAGGCCAAGCTCCCGTTCGCAGCACGGAAGGCCGAAGCCCGGGCTCCGCACACGCCTGCGCAGATGGCTTGGGTCTGCCAAGTTCGTCAGGTGGCCCGTGCGATGAAGGTCCAGCAGTACACGCGGGATGGGCTTGCAGCCGCAGCACTAAATCTGGGACGCCTATCCACCTCGGAAGGGGAGACTCGCCGAGTCGCGTCCGTGCTCGCGGATTTGGGTGTCCGATTTGTCGTAGTGCCGCCGCTGGCTGGGACGAAGATTGATGGAGCCACGGTGTGGCTAGACGACGAATCGCCAGTAGTCGCGGTGTCATTCCGTTACGATCGGTTGGACTGGTTCTGGTTCACTCTGATGCATGAACTGGCACATGTCGCGAGTGGAGATGGGCGGCGACAGCCGTTGATCGATCTGTCGCTGGTCGGGGCGGACGGAGGATCCGAGGAGGTCCCGCCGATTGAAGCGAGGGCGAATCGAACCGCTGCTCACTGGCTGGTGCCGGAGGACGCGATGAAGACGTTCCTACGGCAGACAAGACCCTATTTCGGCCGAGATGCAATATTGCGGTTCGCCGCGCGGTTGGGCGTGCATCCTGCCATCGTCGTGGGGCAGTTGCAGAAGCGTGGCGAGGTTCCCTATACGCATCACCGGAGCTTACTGGTAAAGGTACGGTCCGCTTTCGGTGGCGTATAG
- a CDS encoding DHCW motif cupin fold protein, producing the protein MRITAVPFETTDWANVEPTTHQGMTGVATWRTRHFGDIRVRLVEYSPGYVADHWCEKGHILFCLEGELHTELKDGRHAVLRPGMSYQVGDSMEAHRSSSPQGARLFIVD; encoded by the coding sequence ATGCGTATCACGGCTGTTCCTTTTGAGACTACCGACTGGGCGAACGTGGAGCCCACCACACATCAGGGGATGACTGGTGTCGCAACGTGGCGGACTCGCCACTTTGGCGATATCCGCGTCCGGCTTGTCGAGTATTCTCCTGGCTATGTGGCCGACCACTGGTGCGAAAAGGGGCATATATTGTTCTGCCTGGAAGGGGAATTGCACACGGAACTGAAAGATGGCCGCCACGCCGTCCTGCGGCCTGGGATGAGCTATCAGGTTGGCGATTCGATGGAGGCCCACAGGAGTTCATCGCCTCAGGGCGCGCGATTGTTCATTGTCGATTGA
- a CDS encoding TetR/AcrR family transcriptional regulator, whose amino-acid sequence MVPTKPNKHDLRTKETRELLLRAAETIFVRDGYEGTELGEVATLAGRTKGAIYAHFKSKEEVFLALVEQKAQQYRVQMWAMLAASETIEQNVAAFRRFYLTLAEDQTWALLLLEFKLFAIRHPDSKERLRKLFDEISGEDHEKRLAHLLGPAGRGKDTLSRAMVVQVMQPILSGLAIEARFVPDVLDERAVRKIAGRVFDALLR is encoded by the coding sequence ATGGTCCCGACGAAACCCAACAAGCACGACCTCCGGACGAAGGAGACTCGGGAGCTCCTGCTCCGCGCCGCCGAAACGATCTTCGTCCGTGACGGCTACGAGGGAACCGAGTTGGGCGAGGTGGCCACGTTGGCGGGCCGCACGAAGGGCGCCATCTATGCTCATTTCAAGAGCAAGGAGGAGGTCTTCCTGGCGCTGGTTGAGCAGAAGGCACAGCAGTATCGGGTGCAGATGTGGGCGATGTTGGCCGCCTCGGAGACCATTGAGCAGAACGTCGCCGCGTTTCGCCGCTTCTACCTCACTCTGGCCGAGGACCAGACGTGGGCCCTCCTGCTGCTGGAGTTCAAGCTCTTCGCCATTCGCCATCCGGACTCAAAAGAGCGCCTGCGTAAGCTATTCGATGAGATCAGTGGAGAAGACCACGAAAAGAGGCTAGCGCACCTGCTCGGACCCGCCGGGAGAGGGAAAGATACCCTGAGCCGGGCAATGGTGGTCCAGGTGATGCAGCCCATCCTCTCCGGTCTGGCCATCGAAGCGCGGTTCGTACCGGATGTGCTTGACGAACGCGCGGTGAGGAAGATTGCGGGCCGGGTGTTCGACGCCCTCCTGCGCTGA
- a CDS encoding GlsB/YeaQ/YmgE family stress response membrane protein gives MLSFIWMCLIGLVAGALAKMLMPGKDPGGMLVTMLLGIAGSIVAGFLGRTLGWYQEGQTAGLIMSVLGAVLLLALYRMLKKGPAAG, from the coding sequence ATGCTGAGCTTCATTTGGATGTGCCTGATCGGCTTGGTGGCCGGCGCGCTGGCGAAGATGCTGATGCCGGGCAAGGATCCTGGCGGCATGCTCGTGACGATGCTGCTGGGGATTGCGGGTTCCATCGTGGCCGGGTTCCTGGGCAGGACCCTGGGCTGGTATCAGGAGGGGCAAACCGCTGGGCTGATCATGTCGGTACTGGGGGCGGTGCTGTTACTGGCTCTGTACCGGATGTTGAAGAAGGGGCCGGCGGCCGGCTGA
- a CDS encoding ectonucleotide pyrophosphatase/phosphodiesterase, translated as MRFLLLAALGIALLPLCAQPAGKALVVSVDGLDQRYLDEADRLALRIPNIRRLMKEGQWARGVEGQVPTVTWPSHTTLISGVGPHIHGIKGNRRPKSEGGEYYWSSSLLHARTLLDALKAAGRTSAAITWPVTVDAPLTWNLPEYFQRRRGGDMDVRSIESRCVPADLVQKIAAVYPAFPREWMEDRNRTMAALYLLKNAQPDLLLVHLVDLDSEAHENGPFTREANATLENIDEYLGQMMRALPVGYAFVLVSDHGFEKVDDEVNLAVAARAEDVHGVRPMGGFVVAATPEAARFLRALKAGGRHGLGREIPADEIARLAPDLASSPALFESAPGVYFTTNETAAEHAKPGEAGKHGHWPTRYRAVYAVWGAGLTAGRLPIIQQTEVAGRLASIVGLPFAPGPK; from the coding sequence ATGAGATTCCTACTCTTGGCGGCCCTCGGAATCGCGCTGCTGCCTCTCTGTGCCCAGCCGGCCGGCAAGGCCCTGGTCGTCTCCGTCGATGGTCTTGATCAACGCTACCTCGACGAGGCAGATCGCCTCGCCCTCCGCATTCCCAACATCCGCCGCCTGATGAAGGAAGGCCAGTGGGCGCGTGGCGTCGAAGGTCAGGTGCCCACCGTCACGTGGCCTTCTCACACCACGCTCATCAGCGGCGTTGGGCCTCACATCCATGGCATCAAGGGGAACCGCCGCCCCAAATCCGAAGGCGGGGAGTACTACTGGAGCTCTTCCCTCTTGCATGCCCGCACTCTGCTCGACGCCTTGAAAGCGGCCGGCCGCACCAGCGCCGCCATCACCTGGCCCGTCACTGTCGACGCGCCCCTCACCTGGAATCTGCCCGAATACTTCCAGCGCCGCCGGGGCGGCGACATGGACGTCCGCTCCATCGAGTCTAGGTGCGTACCCGCCGACCTCGTGCAGAAGATCGCCGCGGTGTACCCCGCCTTCCCTCGCGAGTGGATGGAGGACCGCAACCGCACCATGGCCGCGCTGTACCTCCTGAAGAACGCCCAGCCCGATCTCCTCCTCGTCCATCTGGTGGATCTCGACTCGGAAGCTCACGAGAACGGCCCCTTCACCCGCGAGGCCAACGCCACACTGGAAAACATCGACGAGTACCTGGGACAGATGATGCGGGCGTTGCCCGTCGGATACGCCTTCGTCCTCGTCTCCGATCACGGCTTCGAAAAAGTGGACGACGAGGTGAACCTCGCTGTAGCCGCCAGGGCCGAAGACGTCCACGGCGTGCGTCCCATGGGCGGATTCGTCGTCGCCGCCACCCCGGAAGCGGCCCGATTCCTGCGGGCATTGAAGGCCGGTGGCCGCCACGGCCTGGGCCGTGAGATCCCGGCGGATGAGATCGCCCGCCTGGCGCCGGATCTTGCCTCGTCCCCCGCTCTCTTCGAGTCCGCACCCGGAGTCTACTTCACAACGAATGAAACCGCGGCGGAACATGCCAAGCCCGGCGAGGCCGGCAAGCACGGCCATTGGCCCACGCGCTACCGGGCTGTCTACGCTGTCTGGGGTGCGGGCCTCACGGCCGGGCGCCTGCCCATAATCCAGCAGACTGAGGTGGCCGGACGGCTGGCGTCCATCGTTGGCCTTCCGTTCGCGCCCGGTCCGAAGTGA